In Populus trichocarpa isolate Nisqually-1 chromosome 12, P.trichocarpa_v4.1, whole genome shotgun sequence, a genomic segment contains:
- the LOC7464289 gene encoding uncharacterized protein LOC7464289 isoform X2, which translates to MEALLPSLKKLWNEWQLQALVLLSLLLQVILILLGNRRKYVNKIWIKIIVWPAYLLADLIATTALGILTNRFAYHSGPLDAQLELTAFWAPFLLLHLGGPDTITAYSVEDNELWSRHLLQLAGQTGFAFYILSAGWTGSRVSFLTIPIMLAGLIKYGERTWVLWSASSEQRSKDSTSPHHNMFESISDFQDYSNISDYKLLQVSYGMLEMAKCLFVGVPITARETSILPNHQEATSNPLKKIYPKDAFKVTEMQLGFMYDLLYTKALVSYTPCGIVLRLTSFLLTSIVLVLFSLAPNNVHKYSKVDLCITFSLLVVAIVLELYAALAFLFSDRTLVWMRKNNFPSISRYITSLPVHRNHRWSNYMGQFNLLSYFFNEKPMGFRGILELLKINEKLEKQRYATYPQVPEDLKEWLVMHSIKFRDMLKKGPEDVKLMSRSARGAASLESFLPNADDQTILFMSCFTEFHQTIIIWHIATELCYHLDHDYFTQKEIRPSSSAETAVLNWKMSKRISRYMMYLLAISPETLPSSGEIGHVNFNRTCDEGRIEIASFDKVGIQREREHKIKIEASKRLYERHKDSITEKSQILKQLNGSLLSLGCVLAKHLIESMRDRPEEERMERKWNAIAGCLFEFLVYAGRQSSGNQHAQQLRQGGEFLTHFWLLFEELTFLDYSPASPTTTS; encoded by the exons ATGGAGGCACTCTTACCAAGTTTGAAGAAACTGTGGAATGAATGGCAGCTGCAAGCATTGGTTTTGCTTAGCCTCTTACTCCAAGTAATACTCATCCTTCTCGGCAATCGTAGGAAGTATGTTAACAAAATTTGGATCAAGATTATTGTGTGGCCTGCTTACTTACTCGCAGATTTAATAGCAACAACTGCACTTGGTATCCTCACAAATCGATTTGCTTATCATTCTGGACCTTTGGATGCACAACTCGAGCTGACAGCATTTTGGGCACCTTTTCTCTTACTGCACTTGGGTGGGCCTGACACAATCACTGCGTATTCTGTGGAGGACAACGAGTTATGGTCAAGGCACTTGCTTCAACTGGCCGGCCAGACAGGATTTGCATTTTACATCCTTTCCGCAGGGTGGACAGGTTCCCGCGTTTCATTTCTAACAATTCCAATAATGTTGGCAGGGCTGATTAAGTATGGAGAAAGAACATGGGTCCTGTGGTCTGCAAGCTCTGAGCAGCGTAGTAAAGATTCAACATCCCCTCATCATAATATGTTTGAGTCTATCTCTGATTTTCAAGATTATTCTAATATTTCTGATTATAAATTGCTTCAAGTCTCCTACGGGATGTTGGAGATGGCCAAGTGTCTCTTCGTAGGTGTTCCAATAACTGCAAGAGAAACGTCCATTTTGCCTAACCATCAAGAAGCGACCTCAAATCCTTTGAAGAAAATATATCCTAAAGATGCTTTTAAGGTAACTGAAATGCAGCTTGGATTTATGTATGACCTGCTGTATACGAAGGCACTAGTGTCCTACACCCCCTGTGGAATTGTCTTGCGGCTCACCAGTTTTCTTCTCACCAGCATTGTGCTCGTGTTATTTTCTTTGGCCCCCAACAACGTGCATAAGTACTCAAAGGTCGATCTTTGCATTactttttctttgcttgttgTGGCAATTGTTTTGGAGCTTTATGCGGCTCTTGCATTCCTATTCTCAGACCGTACTCTTGTCtggatgagaaaaaataatttccctAGCATCTCACGATACATTACTTCTCTCCCAGTACATAGAAATCATAGATGGTCAAATTACATGGGTCAATTCAATTTGCTAAGCTACTTCTTCAACGAAAAACCCATGGGTTTTCGTGGAATCTTAGAGCTCTTGAAAATCAACGAAAAGCTAGAAAAACAACGATATGCTACTTATCCTCAAGTCCCAGAGGATTTGAAGGAATGGTTAGTCATGCATTCCATTAAATTTAGGGATATGTTAAAAAAGGGTCCGGAGGATGTTAAACTTATGTCCAGGAGTGCGAGAGGAGCTGCATCGTTGGAATCTTTCTTGCCCAATGCAGATGATCAAACCATTCTGTTCATGAGTTGTTTTACAGAGTTTCATCAAACAATCATTATTTGGCACATTGCTACAGAACTCTGCTATCACCTAGATCATGACTATTTCACCCAAAAAGAAATCAGACCATCCAGTAGTGCAGAAACTGCTGTATTGAACTGGAAAATGAGCAAGCGCATCTCCAGATATATGATGTATCTCCTCGCCATTTCACCTGAAACGTTGCCATCCAGTGGGGAAATCGGTCATGTCAACTTTAACCGCACTTGTGATGAGGGCAGGATAGAAATTGCATCATTTGATAAAGTCGGCatccagagagagagagaacataaGATTAAAATCGAGGCTTCCAAAAGGTTGTACGAGCGGCACAAAGATTCAATTACCGAAAAAAGCCAAATCTTGAAACAACTGAATGGATCTCTTTTATCCTTGGGGTGCGTGCTTGCTAAACATCTGATAGAGAGCATGCGGGATAGGCCTGAAGAAGAG CGTATGGAGAGAAAATGGAATGCAATTGCCGGATGCTTGTTCGAATTTCTTGTCTATGCTGGAAGACAAAGCAGTGGAAATCAGCACGCACAACAGCTTAGACAAGGTGGAGAGTTTCTCACTCATTTCTGGCTTCTCTTTGAGGAGCTGACGTTTCTCGATTATTCCCCTGCATCGCCAACAACGACTAGTTAA